The Blattabacterium sp. DPU genome includes a window with the following:
- a CDS encoding lysophospholipid acyltransferase family protein — MNFHSFFFKKHLKKKSTLFRDAFGNLHFIKRFLIFTFGCISYNRYNGFNQLHLEGTEYVKNLPDKKVLFVSNHQTYFADVFAMFHVFYSVKNGFVNSIRNPIYLLNPKVNLYYVAAKETMNQGILTKLFTYSGGITVKRPWMKGKEQINPSVLSDITRMGIAINDGWLITFPQGTTQAFAPGRRGIVHVIRKYNPIVVPIVIDGFQKAYDKKGIRIKKKGVLQKMKFKKPIQLDLKKDTTDHIMEKIMDSIEQSPKYKYKKDSSSN, encoded by the coding sequence GTGAATTTTCATTCGTTTTTTTTCAAAAAACATTTAAAAAAAAAAAGTACTTTATTTAGGGATGCATTTGGTAATTTGCATTTTATAAAACGTTTTTTAATTTTTACTTTTGGATGTATTTCTTATAATCGTTATAACGGATTCAATCAATTACATTTGGAAGGAACTGAATATGTAAAAAATTTACCTGATAAAAAAGTTCTTTTTGTATCCAATCATCAAACATATTTTGCTGATGTTTTTGCCATGTTTCACGTATTTTACAGTGTAAAAAATGGTTTTGTAAATAGTATTAGAAATCCTATTTATCTTTTAAATCCTAAAGTTAATTTATATTATGTAGCAGCTAAAGAAACTATGAATCAGGGTATTTTAACTAAATTATTTACTTATTCGGGAGGTATTACTGTAAAAAGACCTTGGATGAAAGGAAAAGAACAAATAAATCCTTCAGTTTTATCTGATATTACTCGTATGGGGATAGCTATTAATGATGGATGGTTAATTACTTTTCCTCAAGGAACAACCCAAGCTTTTGCTCCTGGACGAAGAGGAATAGTTCACGTAATAAGAAAGTATAATCCTATTGTTGTTCCCATAGTAATTGACGGATTTCAAAAAGCTTATGATAAAAAAGGAATCCGTATCAAAAAAAAAGGAGTTTTACAAAAAATGAAATTTAAAAAACCAATTCAATTGGATCTAAAAAAAGATACAACAGATCATATCATGGAAAAAATTATGGATTCTATAGAACAATCTCCCAAATATAAGTATAAAAAGGATAGTTCATCAAACTAA
- the ccsA gene encoding cytochrome c biogenesis protein CcsA produces the protein MQIKKIFFSTKITSFLFLLLAISMAIATFVENKYSTDVAKIFIYESTWFEIIMLFIIINLIGNIWKYKLWNYNKLPLFIFHLSFVLIFIGGIFSRYYGFEGTMSIREGEINGKILSKKNYIKLKINKGGSTRFFYNPYIFSSFNKTYQKKFFFHGNYFIVKVINYIPCAKVILSKDNSKEKIIKIVSTNQKGRTDNFIKNGDITSINGILFSFNKKIPFGISIFEKKNKLYIRSSFSGKSINMINRKTSFLLKKNDNLLKIKNLYQIEIDKHHKIMQWVIPEGVTRGKLKYIQSCDHDHEHDHEKNNELSAITAKIFYNNESQLVTFLGGKNTTNMSPSLFFKDCKISIGYGSIFWNLPFFIKLKKFKVENYPGSGFPSTFMSYVTLIDKNKNNRKNYLVYMNNVLNYKGFRFFQSGYHPDGKGTFFSVNNDYLGTYFSYIGYIFMSIGMFLTFFCKGTRFSYLKEKLKYLSRKNYLILFILFFGVHNNLVFSKIHESQKIPLENILEAIHIPKKHSDNFGRLLVQDPKGRIKPINTIAIDLLKKIYKKNYIENLDANQWFLSIHQDNIFWTKIPFIKVDKKGGSKFLSKVKANQQYYVSLIDLYLIDSKTSRLKFLLQEDYEQAFYKNPIQRNEYDKAVLNLSERVGIIHEIFRGKYIRIFPIPHDPNHTWSSWILDSNKLNLLGLSMFNNYIKSLSLSQNEKNWSIADNEIQKIRSYQLKYAKSILPSENKISVEIIYNKLNIFYILSFLYAFFGIIIIIHSFLRIFLEKKNTYFFSKIFVVFLFILFILNFLGLISRWYISGHAPWTNGYESAIFISWGLIGIGLIFYKNQFVSGITTLIASILLMIAHGNTMDPEITNLVPVLKSHWLIIHVAIITSSYGFFLTGGFLGFLVLLFFILKICFHNYSKIIHIHIEKLTIINEICLIIGLFLLTIGTVLGSVWANNSWGRYWSWDPKETWALISIMIYAFVLHLRLIPYLRSIFIFNLSSVLSVSSILMTYFGVNYYLSGLHSYAKGDSVSIPDWIYYSLIIILIITILSYFSFKKTKIYK, from the coding sequence ATGCAAATAAAAAAAATTTTTTTTTCCACAAAAATTACTTCTTTTTTATTTTTATTATTAGCCATATCTATGGCTATAGCTACTTTTGTAGAAAATAAATATTCTACAGATGTAGCAAAAATATTTATTTATGAATCCACTTGGTTTGAAATTATTATGTTATTTATCATAATAAATTTAATAGGAAATATATGGAAATATAAGTTATGGAATTACAATAAATTACCTTTATTCATTTTTCATCTATCATTTGTATTAATTTTTATTGGGGGAATTTTTTCTCGATATTATGGTTTTGAAGGGACAATGTCTATTAGAGAAGGAGAAATCAATGGAAAAATTCTTTCTAAAAAAAATTATATTAAGTTAAAAATTAATAAAGGGGGTTCCACTAGGTTTTTTTATAATCCTTATATTTTTTCTTCTTTTAACAAAACATATCAAAAAAAATTTTTTTTTCATGGAAATTATTTTATAGTCAAAGTCATAAATTATATACCATGTGCAAAAGTGATTTTATCAAAAGATAATTCCAAAGAAAAAATTATAAAAATAGTTTCAACAAATCAAAAAGGAAGAACAGATAATTTTATAAAAAATGGAGATATCACAAGTATAAATGGTATTTTATTTTCTTTTAACAAAAAAATTCCTTTTGGAATTTCAATTTTTGAAAAAAAAAATAAACTTTATATAAGATCATCTTTTTCAGGGAAAAGCATAAACATGATAAATAGAAAAACCAGCTTTTTATTGAAAAAAAATGATAATTTATTGAAAATAAAGAATCTATATCAAATAGAAATAGATAAACATCATAAAATAATGCAATGGGTTATTCCTGAAGGAGTTACCAGAGGTAAACTAAAATATATCCAATCATGTGACCATGATCATGAGCATGATCATGAGAAAAATAATGAATTAAGTGCTATTACGGCAAAAATATTTTATAATAATGAATCTCAATTAGTCACTTTTTTAGGAGGAAAGAATACAACAAATATGAGTCCTTCTTTATTTTTTAAAGATTGTAAAATATCCATTGGATATGGATCTATTTTTTGGAATCTTCCTTTTTTTATAAAATTGAAAAAATTCAAAGTAGAAAATTATCCCGGTTCCGGATTTCCGTCTACTTTCATGAGTTATGTAACATTAATAGATAAAAACAAAAATAATAGAAAAAATTATTTAGTTTACATGAATAATGTTTTAAATTATAAAGGATTTAGATTTTTTCAATCTGGATACCATCCAGATGGAAAAGGAACTTTTTTTTCTGTAAATAATGATTATTTGGGAACATACTTTTCTTATATAGGTTATATTTTTATGAGTATAGGGATGTTTTTGACTTTTTTTTGTAAAGGTACTAGATTTAGTTATCTGAAAGAGAAATTAAAATATTTGTCACGTAAAAATTATTTAATATTATTTATATTGTTTTTCGGGGTACATAATAATTTGGTATTTTCTAAAATACATGAATCCCAAAAAATTCCTTTAGAAAATATCTTAGAAGCTATTCATATTCCTAAAAAACACAGTGATAATTTTGGACGTTTATTAGTACAAGATCCTAAAGGGAGGATTAAACCAATAAATACAATTGCTATTGACTTACTTAAAAAAATATACAAAAAAAATTACATAGAAAATTTGGATGCAAACCAATGGTTTCTATCTATACATCAAGATAATATTTTTTGGACTAAAATTCCTTTTATAAAAGTTGATAAAAAAGGAGGATCTAAATTTTTAAGTAAAGTAAAAGCAAATCAACAATATTATGTTTCTCTTATAGATTTATATCTTATAGATTCAAAAACTTCAAGACTCAAATTTCTTTTACAAGAAGATTATGAACAAGCTTTTTATAAAAATCCTATTCAAAGAAATGAATATGACAAAGCGGTATTGAATCTAAGTGAACGTGTAGGAATAATACACGAAATTTTCAGAGGAAAATATATACGGATTTTTCCTATTCCTCATGATCCTAATCATACTTGGTCTAGTTGGATTTTAGATTCAAATAAATTGAATCTTTTAGGTTTATCCATGTTCAATAATTATATTAAATCTTTATCATTATCCCAAAATGAAAAAAATTGGAGTATTGCGGATAATGAAATTCAAAAAATACGATCATATCAATTAAAATATGCAAAATCTATTTTACCTTCAGAAAATAAAATTTCTGTAGAAATTATTTATAATAAATTGAATATATTTTATATATTATCTTTTCTATATGCTTTTTTTGGAATAATAATTATTATTCATTCTTTTTTAAGAATTTTTTTAGAAAAAAAAAACACATATTTTTTTTCTAAAATATTTGTTGTCTTTTTATTTATTTTATTTATCCTAAATTTTTTAGGGTTAATTTCTAGATGGTATATTTCTGGACATGCCCCATGGACTAATGGATATGAATCTGCCATTTTCATAAGTTGGGGGTTAATTGGAATTGGTTTAATATTTTATAAAAATCAATTTGTATCAGGAATCACAACTTTAATTGCATCCATTTTACTAATGATAGCACATGGAAATACTATGGATCCAGAAATAACTAATTTAGTACCTGTTTTAAAATCTCATTGGCTAATTATACATGTAGCGATAATAACATCCAGTTATGGTTTTTTTTTAACAGGAGGATTTTTAGGATTTTTAGTATTACTTTTTTTTATATTAAAAATATGTTTTCATAATTATAGTAAAATAATTCATATCCATATTGAAAAATTAACTATTATTAATGAAATATGTTTGATCATAGGACTTTTTTTACTCACTATAGGAACTGTTTTAGGTTCTGTTTGGGCTAATAATAGTTGGGGACGTTATTGGAGTTGGGATCCTAAAGAAACTTGGGCTTTGATTAGTATAATGATTTATGCTTTTGTATTGCATCTTCGTTTAATTCCATATTTAAGAAGCATTTTTATTTTTAATCTATCCAGTGTATTATCCGTAAGTTCTATTTTAATGACTTATTTTGGAGTAAATTACTATTTATCAGGATTACATTCTTATGCAAAAGGAGATTCTGTTTCTATTCCTGATTGGATATATTATAGTTTGATAATTATATTGATTATCACTATTTTATCATATTTTTCATTCAAAAAAACAAAAATATATAAATAA
- a CDS encoding 2-oxoglutarate dehydrogenase E1 component — MNDRYSFLNTIHFKDIEFLYKKYKENPNSIESSWSAFFHGFDFGKENYKGSKKNVIKSESPDIQKEFSVYNLIQDYRKRGHFFTNTNPIQKRRKHIPSLNLKNFGLSEKELNTTFEAGKLIGIGKTTLKNIINHLKNIYFGSIGIEYIYISNPEKIQWIEKWFSKEKLQFSTEDKKFFLKKLNEAITFENFIHTKFVGQKRFSIEGNESTLPALEEMIEYTSDKYLTEDFIIGMSHRGRLNILSNFFKKNYSHIFSEFQGKEYKEKIFSGDVKYHLGFSSLRKTRKGKYVKMSLVPNPSHLESVNAIVEGITRAKIDILYNRNSNSEKIIPILIHGDAALSGQGIVYEVLQLSKLKGYKTGGTIHIVINNQIGFTTNSIEGRSSIYCTDIAKTLMSPVLHVNADDVESVVRAIYFAVDFRMRYHEDIFIDLLGYRKYGHNEGDEPRFTQPSLYKTISKHPNSYNLYKEKLKKEKIINDNEIKNMEKEYFNILNIKYHEASNIKWNILNSFLEEEWKDFPIVLNNEEIFKKVDTRFPIEKIMKISNQIFSLPKKKKFFKKTEFLFRQRLEMVKKKLVDWSMAELLAYGTLLYEGIHIRLSGEDVARGTFSQRHAIVKTEEEEEIILLNQICIEQGKIQIFNSPLSEYGVLGFDFGYAMYSPHVLTLWEAQFGDFVNGGQIIIDQYISSGENKWKIRNGIVLLLPHGYEGQGPEHSSARIERYLQLCANNNLFVVNCTTPANFYHLIRRQMKLKYRKPLIIFTPKSLLRSAKCLSTIKDLATGIFQEILDDPYIRDIKKVTKLIFCSGKIYYELLNKRESIQDEKTALIRIEQVYPLQIKKIEELIKKYKNKKEIFWVQEEPENMGLWSFILRKLGNFMSFNLIAPYESSSPSTGSYPDFVKIQNKILEKAFI; from the coding sequence ATGAATGATAGATATTCTTTTCTAAATACCATTCATTTTAAAGATATAGAATTTTTATATAAAAAGTATAAAGAAAATCCTAATTCAATAGAATCAAGTTGGAGTGCATTTTTTCATGGATTTGATTTTGGAAAAGAAAATTATAAAGGTTCTAAAAAAAATGTTATAAAATCAGAATCTCCTGACATTCAAAAAGAATTTTCAGTATATAATTTAATTCAAGATTATAGAAAAAGAGGTCATTTTTTCACAAATACAAATCCCATACAAAAGAGGAGGAAGCATATACCATCTTTAAATTTAAAAAATTTTGGATTATCTGAAAAAGAACTAAATACAACTTTTGAAGCTGGAAAATTAATAGGAATTGGAAAAACTACATTAAAAAATATAATTAATCATCTGAAAAACATTTATTTCGGATCTATTGGAATAGAATATATATATATTTCTAATCCTGAAAAAATTCAATGGATTGAAAAATGGTTTAGCAAAGAAAAATTGCAATTTTCCACAGAAGATAAAAAATTTTTTCTAAAAAAACTAAATGAAGCAATTACCTTTGAAAATTTTATTCATACAAAATTTGTAGGTCAAAAAAGATTTTCTATAGAAGGAAATGAGTCCACGTTACCTGCATTAGAAGAAATGATAGAATATACTTCTGATAAATATCTCACTGAAGATTTTATAATTGGTATGTCACATAGAGGGCGCTTAAATATACTTTCTAATTTTTTTAAAAAAAATTATTCTCATATATTTAGTGAATTTCAAGGAAAAGAATATAAAGAAAAAATTTTTTCTGGTGATGTAAAATATCATCTAGGTTTTTCTAGTCTTAGAAAAACTCGTAAAGGTAAATATGTTAAAATGAGTTTAGTTCCTAATCCTTCTCACTTAGAATCTGTAAATGCTATTGTAGAAGGAATTACACGTGCTAAAATAGATATTCTTTATAATCGAAATAGTAATTCAGAAAAAATTATACCTATTTTGATTCATGGAGATGCAGCTTTATCTGGTCAAGGAATTGTATATGAAGTTCTTCAATTGTCTAAATTAAAAGGATATAAAACTGGAGGAACGATTCATATTGTAATTAATAATCAAATAGGATTTACCACAAATTCTATTGAAGGTCGTTCCAGTATATATTGCACTGATATAGCAAAAACCCTGATGTCTCCAGTATTACATGTTAATGCAGATGATGTTGAATCTGTTGTTAGAGCTATTTATTTTGCTGTAGATTTTAGGATGCGTTATCATGAAGATATTTTTATAGACTTATTAGGATATAGAAAATATGGACATAATGAAGGAGACGAACCTAGATTTACTCAACCTTCTTTATATAAAACTATTTCCAAACATCCTAATTCTTACAATTTATATAAAGAAAAATTGAAAAAAGAAAAAATTATTAATGATAATGAAATCAAAAATATGGAAAAAGAATATTTTAATATTCTTAATATAAAATATCATGAAGCGAGTAATATTAAATGGAACATATTGAATTCTTTTTTAGAAGAAGAATGGAAAGATTTTCCTATAGTATTGAATAATGAAGAAATTTTTAAAAAAGTAGATACACGGTTTCCTATAGAAAAAATCATGAAAATATCAAATCAAATTTTTTCTCTTCCAAAAAAGAAAAAATTTTTTAAAAAAACGGAGTTTCTTTTTAGACAAAGATTAGAAATGGTTAAAAAAAAATTAGTGGATTGGAGTATGGCTGAACTATTAGCTTATGGAACACTTTTATATGAAGGAATTCATATTCGTTTATCGGGAGAAGATGTAGCAAGAGGAACATTTTCTCAGCGTCATGCTATTGTTAAAACAGAAGAAGAGGAAGAAATTATTCTTCTTAATCAAATTTGTATAGAACAAGGAAAAATACAAATATTTAATTCTCCTCTTTCAGAATATGGTGTTTTGGGTTTTGATTTTGGATATGCAATGTATTCTCCTCATGTTTTAACTTTATGGGAGGCTCAATTTGGGGATTTTGTTAACGGAGGACAAATTATAATAGATCAATATATTTCTTCTGGAGAGAATAAATGGAAAATTAGAAATGGGATTGTATTATTATTACCTCATGGATATGAGGGACAAGGACCGGAACATTCTTCCGCTCGTATTGAACGTTATTTGCAACTTTGTGCTAATAACAACTTATTTGTAGTAAACTGTACTACTCCAGCTAATTTTTATCATCTTATAAGAAGACAAATGAAATTAAAATATCGTAAACCACTTATAATATTTACTCCTAAAAGTTTACTTAGAAGTGCAAAATGTTTATCTACAATTAAAGATCTTGCTACAGGAATATTTCAGGAAATATTGGATGATCCTTATATAAGAGATATAAAAAAAGTTACCAAATTAATTTTTTGTTCTGGTAAGATATATTATGAATTACTCAATAAAAGAGAATCTATTCAAGATGAAAAAACGGCATTAATTCGTATAGAACAAGTCTATCCATTACAAATCAAAAAAATAGAAGAACTTATAAAAAAATATAAAAATAAAAAAGAAATTTTTTGGGTTCAAGAAGAACCAGAAAACATGGGATTATGGAGTTTTATTTTAAGAAAATTAGGAAATTTTATGTCATTCAATTTAATAGCTCCATATGAAAGTTCTAGTCCGTCTACAGGATCTTATCCTGATTTTGTGAAAATTCAAAATAAAATATTAGAAAAAGCTTTTATTTGA
- the alaS gene encoding alanine--tRNA ligase: MKYKLIKDTFLSFFQKKKHKIIPSFPIYLKNDPSLFFVNAGMNPFKDYFLGHIKPKYTRIANIQKCLRITGKHNDLENVGYDNYHHTMFEMLGNWSFGDYSRKETIEWAWELLIEKYNISNQNIYVSVFMGDEKDELSMDKETFNCWKTLISENNILFFGKKENFWEMGLTGPCGPCSEIHIDLRNEKEKKILPGKYLINKKHPKVIEIWNLVFIEFIRQSDRTLKMLPTKHIDTGMGLERLCMVLQEKISSYETDIFYPIILDIKNCLGNGYNQNDFHQNVAIRIIVDHLRAIVFSILDGQLPSNHGAGYVIRKVLRRAVIFATRFLHKKEPFIYQFVDSLVKEMNTSYPELEKKKKHIQNILKEEEFSFFNVIEKGSKKIKHIIHEYKGKNEKIIDGKKIFQLYDSYGFPIKLSKILVEKNNLYIDEESFQKKLLEQQERSKKENNSIIKKDWIEVHKNLYEKEDFIGYNFTECNFFILKYRKVENKFKKIHYYELVFSKTPFYPEGGGQLGDTGIIRNKMEKIDVFDTKKENSIIIHYVQKLPLDIFSSFKAIVDKNRRKKIEKNHTSTHLLHFALKKVLGIHIQQKGSYVGDNYLRFDFSHYKKITSQELFHIENLVQELILSDLLLEEKIFNSLQEAKKNICFFNFNEIFENKYKQKVRIVTFGESSELCIGTHVKHTGLIQVFEILSESSVSHGIRRIKAITSNQAIQHLKSIRYQYESLKKIMKNPESPIKSFLFLQNHNEKLKQEISKIYLQKIKILKKEYSLKAIQLSSVKYICEIDPCQEEEINIMKKIVLDLRHEIHNLFMIVGFIKDEKVIVFISISDSVIKSRNIHAHKIICEMATHIHGKYWGNSSFSTAMGNRKNGLNLILKNTIRLKNYFKNNDKL; this comes from the coding sequence ATGAAATATAAATTGATAAAAGATACTTTTCTCAGTTTTTTTCAAAAAAAAAAACATAAAATCATTCCTTCTTTTCCCATTTATTTAAAAAATGATCCCTCTCTTTTTTTTGTTAATGCCGGAATGAATCCTTTTAAAGATTATTTTTTAGGACATATAAAACCAAAATATACAAGAATAGCAAATATTCAAAAATGCCTTAGAATAACAGGAAAACACAATGATTTAGAAAATGTAGGATATGATAATTATCATCACACTATGTTTGAGATGTTAGGAAATTGGTCTTTTGGAGATTATTCAAGAAAAGAAACAATAGAATGGGCTTGGGAATTATTAATTGAAAAGTATAACATTTCCAATCAAAATATTTATGTATCTGTTTTTATGGGTGATGAAAAAGATGAATTATCTATGGATAAGGAAACTTTTAATTGTTGGAAAACTTTAATTAGTGAAAATAATATTTTATTTTTTGGAAAAAAAGAAAACTTTTGGGAAATGGGATTAACAGGGCCTTGTGGTCCTTGTTCAGAAATTCATATAGATTTACGGAATGAAAAAGAAAAAAAAATATTACCTGGTAAATATCTTATTAATAAAAAACATCCTAAAGTAATAGAGATTTGGAATCTCGTTTTTATAGAATTTATACGACAATCAGATAGAACATTGAAAATGCTTCCTACAAAGCATATAGATACAGGAATGGGATTGGAAAGATTATGCATGGTTTTGCAAGAAAAAATTTCTAGTTATGAAACTGATATTTTTTATCCTATTATTCTAGATATAAAAAATTGTTTAGGTAACGGTTATAATCAAAATGATTTTCATCAAAATGTGGCTATTAGAATAATAGTAGATCATTTGAGAGCTATTGTTTTTTCTATTTTAGATGGACAATTACCATCTAATCATGGAGCAGGTTATGTTATCAGAAAAGTACTCAGAAGAGCCGTTATTTTTGCTACTCGTTTTTTACATAAAAAAGAACCTTTTATTTATCAATTTGTAGATTCCTTAGTGAAAGAAATGAATACTTCTTATCCAGAATTGGAAAAGAAAAAAAAACATATACAGAATATTCTTAAAGAAGAAGAATTCTCATTTTTTAATGTTATTGAAAAGGGAAGTAAAAAAATTAAACATATAATCCACGAATATAAAGGAAAAAATGAAAAAATTATTGATGGAAAAAAAATTTTTCAACTGTACGATAGTTATGGATTTCCCATAAAATTATCTAAAATATTAGTTGAAAAAAATAATTTGTACATTGATGAAGAATCATTTCAAAAAAAATTATTAGAACAACAGGAAAGATCCAAAAAAGAAAATAATTCAATTATAAAAAAAGATTGGATTGAAGTGCATAAAAATTTGTATGAAAAAGAGGATTTTATAGGATATAATTTTACAGAATGTAATTTTTTTATATTGAAATATAGAAAAGTAGAAAATAAATTTAAAAAAATACATTATTATGAATTAGTTTTTTCTAAAACGCCTTTTTATCCTGAAGGAGGGGGACAATTAGGAGATACGGGTATTATAAGAAATAAAATGGAAAAAATTGATGTTTTTGACACTAAAAAAGAAAATTCTATTATTATACATTATGTTCAAAAATTACCTTTAGATATTTTTTCTTCTTTTAAAGCTATAGTTGATAAAAATAGAAGAAAAAAAATAGAAAAAAATCATACCTCAACTCATTTATTACATTTTGCTTTAAAAAAAGTTCTGGGTATTCATATTCAACAAAAAGGATCTTATGTTGGAGACAATTATTTAAGATTTGATTTTTCTCATTATAAAAAAATAACTTCTCAAGAATTATTTCATATAGAAAATTTAGTTCAAGAACTAATTTTATCTGATCTTTTATTAGAAGAAAAAATATTTAATTCTCTACAAGAGGCTAAAAAAAATATTTGTTTTTTTAATTTTAATGAAATATTTGAAAATAAATACAAACAAAAAGTTCGAATTGTGACTTTTGGAGAATCTTCTGAATTATGTATTGGAACACATGTTAAACATACCGGATTAATTCAAGTTTTTGAGATATTATCAGAATCTTCTGTATCGCATGGAATACGTAGGATTAAGGCAATTACTTCCAATCAAGCAATTCAACATTTAAAATCTATTCGATATCAATATGAATCCTTAAAAAAAATAATGAAAAATCCAGAATCTCCTATAAAAAGTTTTTTATTTTTACAAAATCATAATGAAAAATTAAAACAAGAAATATCAAAAATTTATTTACAAAAGATAAAAATTTTAAAAAAGGAGTATTCTTTAAAAGCTATACAATTATCTTCTGTAAAATATATATGCGAAATTGATCCTTGTCAAGAAGAAGAAATAAATATTATGAAAAAAATAGTTTTAGATTTAAGACATGAAATTCATAATTTATTTATGATTGTAGGATTTATAAAAGATGAAAAAGTAATTGTTTTTATATCTATTTCTGATTCTGTTATTAAAAGTAGGAATATTCATGCTCATAAAATAATATGTGAAATGGCTACTCATATACATGGAAAATATTGGGGAAATTCTTCTTTTTCCACAGCTATGGGAAATCGAAAAAATGGATTAAATTTAATTTTAAAAAATACAATAAGATTAAAAAATTATTTTAAAAATAATGATAAACTTTGA
- a CDS encoding MBL fold metallo-hydrolase — translation MKITFLGTGTSQGIPIIGSKHPVCLSKNSKDKRLRSSILIEKNQKKFLIDCGPDFRYQMLRSHNEKLNAIFMTHEHQDHIGGLDDIRPINFNMNQPIPIYGLHRVIKNIKKRFFYIFSENKKSNISSFSVHELDENAKFFLVENFKIFPLSIWHGPLPILGFRIENFAYITDASSIPSRTIQQLKGVSILVLNILRKVSENNFFFMLSETLNIIQKIKPQKTYLTHISHTFGFHEEIEKLLPKYVCLAYDKLIIHE, via the coding sequence ATGAAAATTACTTTTTTGGGAACTGGAACTTCTCAAGGAATTCCTATCATTGGATCTAAACATCCGGTATGTTTATCGAAAAATTCTAAAGACAAAAGACTTAGAAGTTCTATTTTAATTGAAAAAAATCAAAAAAAATTTTTGATAGATTGTGGCCCGGATTTTCGTTATCAAATGCTAAGAAGTCATAATGAAAAATTGAATGCTATTTTTATGACGCATGAACATCAAGACCATATAGGAGGATTAGATGATATAAGACCAATTAATTTTAATATGAATCAACCTATTCCTATTTATGGATTACACAGAGTTATAAAAAATATAAAAAAAAGATTTTTTTATATTTTTTCTGAAAATAAAAAATCAAATATTTCAAGTTTTTCTGTACATGAATTAGACGAAAATGCTAAATTTTTTTTAGTAGAAAATTTCAAAATTTTTCCTTTATCCATATGGCATGGCCCTCTTCCTATTTTAGGGTTTCGTATAGAAAACTTTGCATATATTACGGATGCTAGCAGTATTCCTAGTAGAACAATACAACAATTAAAAGGAGTATCCATTTTAGTATTAAACATACTGAGAAAAGTATCAGAAAATAATTTTTTTTTCATGCTTTCTGAAACTTTGAATATCATACAAAAAATAAAACCCCAAAAAACTTATTTAACACATATTAGTCATACATTTGGATTTCATGAAGAAATTGAAAAGCTTTTACCTAAATATGTATGTCTGGCTTATGATAAATTAATTATACATGAATAG